The sequence ACTAGCTAACTCAAAACCCAATAAAGTAATCAAGGGATTGATGGCGTTGCGGAGAGCATGAACGTATATTACCCGGTTTTCGGGTAATCCTTTGGCGCGAGCCGTTTGGATGTAATCTTGACGCAGAACATCCAACAATTCGCCGCGAGTGATGCGTTGCAAACCTGCAAAACTGGTAATTGAGAGTGCGATTGTTGGTAATATCATGTGCCAAGCCACATCGAGAATTCTGCCAAACCATGACAATTCTGCATGATTGACACTAGTCATACTCCCCACAGGAAACAGGGGTGAGGTAATTTGAGCCAAGACTAACAATGCTAGGGCCGTGATGAAGCTAGGGAAACCCTGTCCAGCGTAGCTAATAACCTGTAAAATGCGGTCAATTAGCTGATTTTGTTTAACAGCAGCAATAATTCCTAAAGGAATAGCGATCGCCCATGTCACAATTAAAGAAGCGATCGCTAACAATAATGTTGCGGGAATCCTTTCCCATAACAGCGACGCTACCGAACGTTGGTAAACAAAACTCGTGCCAAAATCACCCTTGGTAATAATTCGCCCCAACCACAGCCAAAATTGCTCAGGCCAAGACTTATCTAAACCAAACTGCTGCTTAATTTCTGCTATTCTTTCTGGAGAAATTTTCGGATTTTGTCTCAGTGTATCTACATAATCTCCTGGAGCCAATTGAATAATGAAAAACGACAGTGCTGAGGCCAAAAACAAAGTCAACAGCGCCTGTAATAGCCGCTTTACCACATAAACAAAAGTGTCACTTGTAACTAGCCTCATCAGCCAGTCCCAAAATGTCTCCCAGGAAATTTTTGTAGAAGTCATAGGTTCTTTGTCCTTTGTCATTGGTCATTTGTCAGTTACTAATGACCAATGACTCATAACTAATATTCAATCAACGAAATAATGGGTACATCTGGTAGATGTTGACGCCCTTGTAAATCCCGTAGCTCGATAATAAACCCAAATCCCACCAATTCACAGCCTATCATCTGCACCAACTTGGCCGTAGCACTCGCTGTCCCCCCAGTAGCAATCAAATCGTCCACAATCAAAACTTTGCTACCTGGGTGTAATGCATCTTGATGCACTTCCAGAGAATCCGTACCATACTCTAGTGCGTATTCAATCGAGTGGACTGCTCCTGGTAATTTACCTTTCTTGCGAGCGGGAATAAAGCCTGCGCCTAATTTATAAGCCAGAGGAGCGCCAAAAATGAACCCCCGCGACTCCATCCCCACCACATAATCAGCTCTCAGTCCATTATCAATGCACTTTTGGGAAAAAAAGTCAATTGTGTACCGCAATCCTTCAGGATCTCGCAGTAGGGTAGTAATATCCCGAAATAAAATTCCCGGTTTCGGAAAATCTGGGATGTCACGAATTAGAGACTTTAAATCCATAAAATTAGTTCATAGGGATTGGGTATGAGGTGGTGGGTATTAGGTATTGAGAAGTAGGTATCAGGGAAAACTGTTTTTATCGCCTATGCCTCTTATTCTCAACCCCCAATTCCACATACCTGAAAAATCGTACACTATAATGTCATACGCTGGGGGTCAGCAGCTATGTTTCGTTATGCATTGACGATTATAAAAATCTCACCCAAGCTATAGACGGGATCGCACTCCTAAAATCAAGCAAATAAACTTATGTATTAAAAACTTTGATTTCAGTATACGGAAACCTTTGAGTAGAACAAGTAAGTGATGTATATATCAGGCAGTACTATTACTGCCACAAGTCTAATTTTCTTGTTTGGTTACCTATCTTAAATTAGTTCTACTTAGTCTGTTGGAAGCGCACAAGGTATTTTATAGAATGAACGTCTCCGCGAGTTTAACGCAATTCAACAGTCCCACCACTCAGTCACTACCGATGATTTTGGACACTTTACCAGATCCGGCAACTGAGGAACAAGGCTGTCCCCGAAGAACCCGGTTGCAAATTGATCTAATTTTATTGGCGATTGAAGCTTTAGAGCTTGGGGGTTCGGAAGCTATCCTGGCTTTTGCTGAAGAATTAGACTTAAAAGTAATTGTTAAAAATCGAGTGAATTTATGGCGTATGCGTAGCTCTAATCCATTGCGCAGAGCACATGTGCGTCGTCCTTTAACTATTTTAGAAGCCAAAGCTTTGGTAGTGATTGCTTCTTACATAGCACGCCGTTTGACAGTTGTAATTCGTCAAATGTTAATGATTTATCAGCAAATGTATGACAAGCAAATTCCACTAGAACAAAATCTGCGACTATCTAATTATTTAGAGCGTTTTAGAACTCACTTTCGCAGCAGAATGAGCGCACGACGCTCTGGCGCATTAGCATTTAATACAGATGAACAATTAGATGAACTTGCTATCAATCTGTTAGGACAATTATTATTTTGTACTGGTACGGCGGGAATGCAGCGATTTTGGATTAGTCTTTTTGATGGTGAAGTGTAATGAATATTTAATTTTTTAAATTTGTTATTTGCCATTCGTCATTCTGGGTTACTTTTGTTTATCCCTGTCTAGCTTCTCCTGAATCGCTTCTCTACAAAATTCAGGAGGATTATCTTTCGTCAATAATTCTTCTTTCATTCCTTTGGTGATACGTAGATTCATTCTTTCAGTTAATGACTCATCTCTGTCAGATTTAAATTTATGCTGCTCTATGCTTTCTGGATTACCTTTGGGGTTAGGCATTGTTAAGAAATATAAAAACGGTTTAAACGCTAGTGACCGAGCGAATAGAGTATTTGTTGGTAGGCATTTACCGTGGAAAGTCTCTGCCTACCAATGTCCACTTTTTGAGAATGAACAATCCTATTTTATGTTCACAAGGTCAGAACTCGAAATCAAGACTATTGAAGAACTAAGTAACTTATGTCGTCGTTACGGACTCAAGCCAATAGGACGTGGTAGCACTCAAGCAGACTATTGTTTAATCGCGGCTACTTTTTTTCTGTTTATTTAATGCTTCCTGAATAGCTTCTCTACAGAATTCAGGAGGATTTTCTTGTTGCTGTACTTCCTCTTTCATCTTCTCAGTGACTCGAAAATTGAGGTTTTGTGTTAGTGGTTCTTCTCTATCCGACTTAAGCGGTTGTAGATTTTCTGGGTTTCCCTTCGGGTTAGGCATTGTTGAGAGTTGTAAATATAGCTTGAACTATATGTGAACAAATAGATAGAGTTTAAAATCGGTGATGCTATGTGTCTGGAAAACTAATACATCACCGATACCACTTTTATCAAGAGGTAACTCTATTTTATGTTCACAAGGTCAGAACTCGAAATCAAGACTATTGAGGAATTAGGTAACTTATGTCGTCGTTACGGACTCAAGCCGATAGGACGTGGTAGCACCAAAGCAGATTATATTACTCCTGTCCTCGCATTCCCAAGAATGGCTATTAGACAGATGGTTGAAGGTAAGGGTTTGAGAAAACCTAGATGGGAATTAACGCAAGCGATTAGCGAAGCTATCGACCAGATGGGTCAACCTACCTCAGAACAAACTGCTATGTTAAAAGCAACATTAGAAGGTCAACGGCTGAGTCATCCCTGCAGGTATGACCAAGAAAAGCTATTTGCTTTGTATCGTGCTAAATGGATGCTGGAACAGGCGATTGATTTACTGAACGTTTAATTTCAATATCAAAATTTTCAGCCAGTGGAGACGTTGCTTTTGCTTCGTCTCCATGAAAAATTTTAGGTTTAGCTCAACCGTATTAAATACGAGAGAAACGGAGAGGGGGGGATTTGAACCCCCGTTGGGTTTCCCCAAAACGCATTTCGAGTGCGTCACCATCAACCACTCGGACACCTCTCCAGATATTTAGCTATTATTTGTTGGTTTTGGGGAAACGCCATTGCATCCCCTTTGGGATTATAACATTGTAGTTCATCAAAAGCGATCGCTCTTTTGTGACCTTAATTAATTTTGCTCAACAACTCAGCTGTCTGCTGGGGGCTGACTAAGGTATTAGCGCACAAAATCGCCGAAGCAGCCACCGCTGGTACACCGATTCCGGGCGTAGTGCTATCCCCGACGCGATACAATCCCTGAATGGGGGTGGTGTGTCCAGGAAACATGGCTTTACCAGCTGCGTAGACGCGGAGCGGCTTGTCGTCAGACATCGCTGGGCCATATGTGCCATGATATCTGCGTAAATAATAGGCGTGAGTTAGAGGTGTGCCGATCAGTTCTACGACAATGCGATCGCGAATATCAGGTATAATCTTCTCTAAGGCACGATATAAAGATTGAGCTTTTTGATGTTTCTTGTGTTCATAACCCTCATTCCTTTCCCATCCAGCATAGGGTTCTAAAGTATAAGCATGAATCACATGATGTCCCTCTGGCGCTAAACTTGCATCCCACACACTAGGAATAGAAATCATGCAGGTATTTCCCGGTGTGGTAATATCTTGGCGAGAATCGTGAAATACCACATGATGTCCAGTTAAATTCTCCAAACCTGTAGCCCGGATACCTAAGTGTAAATGCATAAAGCTTTCCACCATGGGAGTATCTAGCGCAGCTTGGCGGTAAGCTTTTGGTAAATCTTCAACACTGAGCAGGTGATTGTAAGTATCCCAAATCGAAGCGTTAGAAATCACGATGGGCGCTTTCATCGTCTCACCTTGGGGAAGACGCACACCCACAACCTTTCCAGATTCTACTAAAATCTGCTCAACGTGACATCCTGTCCGCAACTCACCACCCCACCGTTCTAACCCCCGCGCCAAAGCCTTAACTATTGCTCCACTACCACCCAACGGATATTCCACCCCCATCCGAGAACGTTCACCCAACATAAAAGCTATCTCTGGCGCTATTGTCCCGTGTGCTTTTAAACCTGAGAGTAGAAAACATTCCAAATCTATCAATCTCCGCACCCAAGGATCTTTAATTGTTGCATCCATCACACTACCCACAGAGGCTTGGACAATTGATAAATGAGGCAACATTTTTACCAAGGATGGGAGATAATATCTCAGTAACGTAGGGATAATCTGCCAATCTTCCCGCAACACCAAAGTGGGAATATCTTTCATGGCTTCATAAAGTTTTAACAAGCGTTCCTGAAACTGTTGCAGTTCTTTTGCACCTTGAGGCGTAATTTTCTCGACTTCTTGCTGATAACGATCAATATGGCGATAAACTGCAAAAGTGGTTTCCGGAAAGTGATAATGTCCCAAAGGATCATAGGGTATAACTTGAATGGATTCACCGAGCACATCCAAAACTTGTTTAAGCGGATTTAAGCTCTCACTACCAGTCAAACCACAATAAAAAGAAGGGCCAGAATCAAATTCAAACCCTCGCCGTTTAAAGCTATGAGCAGCACCGCCCAAAATTGTGTGACTTTCACATACTATTACCCGCTTGCCATAACGAGCAAGTAACCCAGATGCACACAACCCGCCAATTCCACCACCAATTACTATGACATCACTATGAGTGCATGTTTGTCGCATTGGCTCGTCCAGAGTAAGTCCAAAGTCCAGCGTAACTTATTTTGATTCTTGACCCTTGACCAA is a genomic window of Fortiea contorta PCC 7126 containing:
- a CDS encoding ABC transporter permease, producing the protein MTSTKISWETFWDWLMRLVTSDTFVYVVKRLLQALLTLFLASALSFFIIQLAPGDYVDTLRQNPKISPERIAEIKQQFGLDKSWPEQFWLWLGRIITKGDFGTSFVYQRSVASLLWERIPATLLLAIASLIVTWAIAIPLGIIAAVKQNQLIDRILQVISYAGQGFPSFITALALLVLAQITSPLFPVGSMTSVNHAELSWFGRILDVAWHMILPTIALSITSFAGLQRITRGELLDVLRQDYIQTARAKGLPENRVIYVHALRNAINPLITLLGFELASLLNGAFIAEFFFNWPGLGRLTLQALQAQDLYLLMASLVMGAVLLIVGNLIADLMLKIADPRIRLANLN
- a CDS encoding adenine phosphoribosyltransferase, giving the protein MDLKSLIRDIPDFPKPGILFRDITTLLRDPEGLRYTIDFFSQKCIDNGLRADYVVGMESRGFIFGAPLAYKLGAGFIPARKKGKLPGAVHSIEYALEYGTDSLEVHQDALHPGSKVLIVDDLIATGGTASATAKLVQMIGCELVGFGFIIELRDLQGRQHLPDVPIISLIEY
- a CDS encoding DUF3038 domain-containing protein is translated as MNVSASLTQFNSPTTQSLPMILDTLPDPATEEQGCPRRTRLQIDLILLAIEALELGGSEAILAFAEELDLKVIVKNRVNLWRMRSSNPLRRAHVRRPLTILEAKALVVIASYIARRLTVVIRQMLMIYQQMYDKQIPLEQNLRLSNYLERFRTHFRSRMSARRSGALAFNTDEQLDELAINLLGQLLFCTGTAGMQRFWISLFDGEV
- a CDS encoding phytoene desaturase family protein, encoding MRQTCTHSDVIVIGGGIGGLCASGLLARYGKRVIVCESHTILGGAAHSFKRRGFEFDSGPSFYCGLTGSESLNPLKQVLDVLGESIQVIPYDPLGHYHFPETTFAVYRHIDRYQQEVEKITPQGAKELQQFQERLLKLYEAMKDIPTLVLREDWQIIPTLLRYYLPSLVKMLPHLSIVQASVGSVMDATIKDPWVRRLIDLECFLLSGLKAHGTIAPEIAFMLGERSRMGVEYPLGGSGAIVKALARGLERWGGELRTGCHVEQILVESGKVVGVRLPQGETMKAPIVISNASIWDTYNHLLSVEDLPKAYRQAALDTPMVESFMHLHLGIRATGLENLTGHHVVFHDSRQDITTPGNTCMISIPSVWDASLAPEGHHVIHAYTLEPYAGWERNEGYEHKKHQKAQSLYRALEKIIPDIRDRIVVELIGTPLTHAYYLRRYHGTYGPAMSDDKPLRVYAAGKAMFPGHTTPIQGLYRVGDSTTPGIGVPAVAASAILCANTLVSPQQTAELLSKIN